In Chryseobacterium gleum, a single genomic region encodes these proteins:
- a CDS encoding DUF3817 domain-containing protein, giving the protein MKTKIGRLRILAILEGISLLSLVCIAVPVKYWMGNPLLVRLLGPVHGTLFLLFLFNTLSVGVEQNWKFREITWKVILACFIPFGTFYIDKKILSKL; this is encoded by the coding sequence TTGAAAACAAAAATCGGCCGGTTAAGAATTCTGGCAATTCTGGAAGGCATTTCATTACTGAGCCTGGTATGCATTGCCGTTCCTGTCAAATACTGGATGGGAAACCCTTTACTTGTGCGGTTATTAGGGCCCGTTCACGGAACATTATTCCTGCTCTTTCTTTTCAATACGCTGAGTGTTGGTGTAGAACAGAACTGGAAATTCAGAGAAATAACATGGAAGGTAATTCTTGCCTGTTTCATACCGTTTGGAACATTTTATATTGACAAAAAAATTCTGAGCAAGCTATGA